In Pseudomonas sp. MYb327, one DNA window encodes the following:
- a CDS encoding DUF1145 domain-containing protein — MKVIWGLGKLLTLVFWLVVLVNQLMPFIHPLHLLVNLAGGLLAGLHLLEAVFCYRSLRGRAHPWRDRLKVLFFGVFHLQTIPAPTASKASHA; from the coding sequence ATGAAGGTGATATGGGGGCTGGGGAAGCTGTTGACCCTGGTGTTCTGGCTGGTGGTGCTGGTCAATCAGCTCATGCCTTTCATCCATCCGCTGCACCTGCTGGTCAATCTGGCCGGCGGCCTGCTGGCGGGGCTTCACCTGCTGGAGGCGGTGTTCTGCTACCGCAGTCTCAGGGGCCGCGCCCACCCTTGGCGTGATCGCTTGAAAGTCCTCTTTTTTGGCGTTTTCCACCTGCAAACCATTCCGGCTCCGACCGCATCTAAGGCTTCCCATGCGTAA
- a CDS encoding beta-galactosidase, which translates to MIRRSLPAVFALLFATPLLAAPAGQQTLFNFVRPADVVQVATQDASLPQSNAEQTAEGEVLRRVTFNPVARPTLRLTPQNGAWDWSQSGVMSLRIQSAMNWAVTLYVTIQSNDGKTLVSRVDLPAGPAQTLLVPLQPTSALGQGMKAGPPMPMTVDGQRILLASSAGELDRGQVVSVSLSMDQPKVAQSILLERFGVQDAEGVTQAVYGGLVDAYGQSTRAKWPEKVSSDEQLKSAEAKEQQQLKTWLAEREKTSLDKFGGSTTGPTFKASGFFRTEKRDGRWYLVTPQGHPFYSLGVNTVTADVNQTYIAGREWMFESLPKADEPLASHFGEGDNRGGNGVDQGRGFNAGKWYDFYGANLQRLYGNPCSLGSDTKAGVAEAAKADAVEATAEKAAERPVVPSATESGVAEAAKTGAADATLAKAAEPTSAEPKPAEPCKATFDEQRWTSHTLDRLQAWGFNTLGNWSAPTLGDAERVPYTLPLSIVGDYASISTGSDWWGGMPDPFDPRFAMATERAVAIAARDHRDDPWLIGYFADNELAWAGPGDDPKDRYALAYGTLKMTTDVPAKRAFLKQLRDKYRNQAGLSKAWGIDLPAWELMEDPGFVPPLPSAEHPEIEADFKYFQKVFADTYFKTISDSLKWHAPNQLLLGGRFAVSTPEAVDSCAQYCDVLSFNMYTLQPQDGYDFVKLRSLDKPVLITEFNFGSTDRGPFWGGVTQLAKEEDRGPAYANFLKQALSEPSIVGVHWFQYLDQPVTGRLLDGENGHFGLVGITDLPFQGFVDSVRKSNLAAIDQLGKEAEKAGAETDKASHDAEGGRKAEAGKGPGKGAGGHSGKGH; encoded by the coding sequence ATGATTCGCCGTTCGCTGCCCGCTGTTTTTGCCCTGTTGTTCGCAACGCCCTTGCTGGCCGCTCCCGCAGGTCAGCAGACGCTGTTCAACTTTGTGCGCCCCGCCGACGTGGTCCAGGTGGCGACCCAGGACGCCAGCCTGCCGCAATCCAACGCCGAGCAAACTGCCGAAGGAGAAGTGCTGCGCCGGGTGACGTTCAACCCGGTTGCCCGGCCCACCCTGCGCCTGACCCCGCAGAACGGGGCGTGGGACTGGTCGCAGTCGGGCGTCATGAGCCTGAGAATCCAGAGCGCCATGAACTGGGCCGTGACCCTCTACGTGACCATCCAGAGTAACGACGGCAAGACATTGGTCAGTCGCGTCGACCTTCCGGCGGGCCCGGCGCAGACGCTGTTGGTGCCGTTGCAACCGACTTCGGCGCTGGGCCAGGGCATGAAGGCGGGTCCGCCAATGCCGATGACGGTCGACGGCCAGCGTATTTTGCTGGCCAGCAGCGCGGGTGAACTGGATCGCGGCCAGGTAGTCTCGGTGAGCCTGTCGATGGATCAGCCGAAAGTGGCCCAGAGCATTCTGTTGGAACGCTTTGGCGTGCAAGACGCCGAGGGCGTGACGCAGGCCGTGTACGGCGGGTTGGTGGACGCCTATGGTCAATCGACCCGGGCGAAGTGGCCGGAGAAGGTCAGCAGCGATGAGCAACTTAAAAGCGCCGAGGCCAAGGAACAGCAACAACTGAAAACCTGGCTGGCCGAGCGCGAAAAGACCTCGCTGGACAAGTTCGGCGGTTCGACCACCGGGCCGACGTTCAAGGCCAGCGGCTTTTTCCGCACCGAGAAACGCGACGGTCGCTGGTACCTGGTGACGCCGCAAGGTCATCCGTTCTATTCGCTGGGGGTCAATACCGTCACGGCGGACGTCAACCAGACTTACATCGCCGGTCGGGAATGGATGTTCGAATCCCTGCCCAAGGCTGACGAACCGCTGGCCAGTCACTTCGGTGAAGGGGACAATCGCGGGGGCAATGGCGTCGATCAGGGCCGGGGTTTCAATGCCGGGAAGTGGTACGACTTCTATGGCGCCAATCTGCAGCGTTTGTATGGCAATCCGTGTTCTTTGGGCAGTGACACCAAGGCTGGCGTTGCGGAAGCGGCCAAGGCCGACGCGGTAGAGGCCACGGCCGAAAAGGCTGCCGAACGACCTGTCGTTCCATCAGCTACTGAATCCGGTGTCGCCGAAGCCGCCAAGACCGGCGCCGCCGATGCAACGCTGGCGAAAGCGGCCGAGCCGACATCTGCCGAGCCGAAACCTGCCGAACCGTGCAAAGCGACCTTTGATGAGCAACGCTGGACCAGTCATACCCTTGACCGTTTGCAAGCCTGGGGCTTCAACACTCTCGGCAACTGGAGCGCTCCGACACTCGGTGACGCTGAACGCGTGCCATACACCTTGCCGCTGTCGATCGTCGGCGATTACGCCAGTATCAGCACAGGCAGCGATTGGTGGGGCGGGATGCCTGATCCGTTCGACCCGCGCTTCGCCATGGCCACCGAACGTGCTGTGGCCATCGCCGCCCGCGACCACCGCGACGATCCCTGGCTGATCGGTTACTTCGCCGACAACGAATTGGCCTGGGCCGGTCCTGGCGACGATCCGAAAGACCGCTACGCACTGGCCTACGGCACCTTGAAAATGACCACCGATGTGCCGGCCAAACGCGCGTTCCTCAAGCAACTACGCGACAAATACCGCAATCAGGCGGGGCTTTCCAAGGCATGGGGCATTGATTTGCCGGCGTGGGAATTGATGGAAGACCCCGGTTTCGTGCCGCCGCTGCCGAGCGCCGAACACCCGGAAATCGAAGCCGACTTCAAGTACTTCCAGAAAGTCTTTGCCGACACCTACTTCAAGACTATTTCCGATTCGCTCAAGTGGCATGCGCCTAACCAGTTGTTGCTCGGTGGCCGCTTTGCCGTCAGCACTCCGGAAGCCGTCGATTCCTGTGCCCAGTATTGCGATGTACTGAGTTTCAACATGTACACCCTGCAACCCCAGGACGGTTACGACTTCGTCAAACTGCGCAGTCTCGACAAGCCGGTGCTGATCACTGAGTTCAATTTCGGCTCGACTGATCGCGGCCCGTTTTGGGGCGGCGTGACGCAATTGGCGAAGGAGGAGGACCGTGGCCCGGCCTACGCCAACTTCCTGAAACAGGCGTTGAGCGAACCGTCGATTGTCGGCGTGCACTGGTTTCAATACCTCGACCAGCCTGTAACCGGGCGCCTGCTGGATGGCGAAAATGGTCACTTTGGTCTGGTGGGGATTACCGATCTGCCGTTCCAGGGCTTTGTCGATAGCGTGCGCAAGAGCAATCTGGCGGCGATTGACCAGTTAGGTAAAGAGGCCGAGAAGGCCGGCGCCGAGACCGACAAAGCCAGCCACGACGCCGAAGGCGGGCGCAAGGCCGAAGCCGGCAAAGGCCCGGGCAAGGGCGCTGGGGGACACTCCGGCAAGGGTCACTGA
- a CDS encoding DUF6231 family protein, whose amino-acid sequence MIAGISSRTPQQALAALLDRYAPSRLLLIGASEFPALEAFKLAHPDSEVAHAAPGPLPAELAARRFDLALVLDCLEHLPKRDGLNLLGGIRNLNASRIAVLADLPASGWQETDFFSLALQASERFQRDEQVLTLFTYDLLDYKQVPDWLNSRFWANPENFGKYWW is encoded by the coding sequence ATGATTGCAGGTATTTCTTCGCGCACGCCGCAACAGGCGCTGGCCGCTTTGCTGGATCGTTACGCCCCGTCGCGCCTGTTGCTGATTGGCGCCAGCGAGTTCCCCGCGCTTGAAGCGTTCAAGCTTGCGCACCCGGACAGCGAGGTAGCGCATGCGGCACCCGGACCATTGCCCGCCGAACTGGCGGCGCGCCGGTTTGACCTGGCGCTGGTGCTCGATTGCCTCGAACACCTGCCCAAACGCGACGGTCTGAACTTGCTAGGCGGCATTCGCAACCTCAATGCCAGCCGTATCGCGGTGCTGGCGGACCTGCCGGCCAGCGGTTGGCAGGAGACCGATTTTTTCTCCCTGGCCCTGCAAGCCAGCGAACGCTTCCAGCGCGACGAACAAGTGCTGACCCTGTTTACCTATGATCTGCTTGACTACAAACAAGTACCTGACTGGCTCAACTCGCGTTTCTGGGCCAATCCGGAAAACTTCGGGAAATATTGGTGGTAA
- a CDS encoding collagen-like protein encodes MRKLCLLAAFISPLACAQVVSVETNSLMRLPNTASTLQLERLEVADYGTLLIPSNVTEVTVSELHLGRDARIAIVPSEQPLELKVSRADLSEGSQITARGAPGTYQKAARAGRNLNLQINTLKAPQLLVDARGGAGAPGFVGLDGANGQAPGCAWGQAGRGADGSDGSDGQAGAPGALVRLTVPHDYPAEQIKVQVAGGAGGVAGPGGKPGAGGKAKGCLVYKADGGKSGKPGVDGQPGVAGAAGSVTVQRL; translated from the coding sequence ATGCGTAAACTCTGTCTGCTCGCTGCATTCATCAGCCCATTGGCCTGCGCCCAAGTGGTCAGCGTTGAAACCAACTCGCTGATGCGCCTGCCCAACACCGCCAGCACTTTGCAGCTGGAACGCCTGGAAGTGGCTGATTACGGCACCTTGCTGATCCCCTCGAACGTGACCGAAGTCACTGTCAGCGAATTGCACCTGGGCCGTGATGCGCGAATCGCCATTGTGCCCAGCGAACAACCGCTGGAGCTGAAGGTCAGTCGCGCCGACTTGTCCGAAGGCAGCCAGATCACCGCGCGCGGTGCGCCGGGCACATATCAGAAGGCTGCCCGCGCCGGGCGCAATCTTAATTTGCAGATCAATACGCTGAAGGCGCCGCAACTGCTGGTGGATGCTCGCGGTGGCGCGGGTGCGCCGGGATTTGTCGGCCTCGACGGGGCTAATGGGCAGGCGCCGGGTTGTGCCTGGGGCCAGGCAGGTCGTGGCGCCGATGGCAGCGATGGCAGTGACGGTCAAGCGGGCGCGCCGGGAGCCTTGGTGCGGCTGACCGTGCCGCACGATTACCCGGCAGAGCAGATCAAGGTGCAGGTAGCCGGCGGTGCCGGTGGCGTGGCCGGTCCTGGCGGCAAGCCGGGAGCGGGCGGCAAAGCCAAGGGCTGCCTGGTCTACAAGGCCGATGGCGGCAAGAGCGGCAAACCTGGCGTCGACGGGCAGCCGGGGGTTGCGGGAGCGGCGGGCTCTGTGACAGTGCAGCGCTTATAA
- a CDS encoding CopD family protein, with translation MTAFSLVYSLHVLAALVWVGGMFFAWMVLRPAAMKALEGPARLKLWVEVFQGFFRWVWVAVVLLPISGVGMIHLQYAGFETAPRYVQVMMGLYVVMTALFIRIQALMLPELRTAVTAQDWPAGAAVLGRIRRLVGINLIVGLVLVAMAAVRPIF, from the coding sequence ATGACCGCTTTTAGCCTTGTTTATAGCCTGCATGTCCTCGCCGCGCTGGTGTGGGTAGGCGGCATGTTTTTCGCCTGGATGGTCCTGCGCCCCGCGGCGATGAAGGCGCTGGAGGGCCCTGCCCGGCTAAAGCTGTGGGTAGAAGTGTTTCAAGGTTTTTTTCGCTGGGTCTGGGTAGCGGTGGTGCTGTTGCCGATCAGCGGAGTCGGCATGATCCACCTGCAATACGCCGGTTTTGAAACCGCACCGCGTTACGTGCAGGTGATGATGGGGTTGTATGTGGTGATGACTGCGTTGTTCATCCGGATCCAGGCGTTGATGTTGCCGGAACTGCGCACGGCGGTGACGGCCCAGGATTGGCCGGCGGGGGCCGCAGTGCTGGGAAGGATTCGCCGGTTGGTAGGGATCAATTTGATTGTGGGGTTGGTGTTGGTGGCAATGGCGGCGGTGCGACCCATTTTTTGA
- a CDS encoding OmpA family protein gives MSTKPTLALALCFAITGCAQTPKNDADGGSWWPFGSSDKVAAKEPAPAPLKPAATAPVAKTESTSPWYWPFGTEEVLDTKPEVKPEAKPVEVAKAEAKESGNWWWPFGGKEQSTAKAVPMPDPKVTQAWLDDYEPRLRAAIKDSNLQLERRENVLVVTAPVEGSFNPDRPAMLLPVTLGPFTRVAKILEVDPKTAVLVLGHSDTSGAAPANVKLSQERAQAVAAIFRLSGLQRDRLMLRGMGGEAPRAANDSVEGRALNRRVELLVTPQNTMVALLSKYNMPAPAPVRMVAAQDIKPVAKPVTPAPADAKKAAAPVAKKAPAKKAAKAPAKKAPAKTATPAKKTTPAKATADATKVAADTTKK, from the coding sequence ATGTCAACCAAACCCACCCTCGCTTTGGCACTGTGCTTCGCTATTACCGGTTGCGCACAGACTCCTAAAAATGATGCAGACGGCGGTAGCTGGTGGCCGTTCGGTTCCTCCGACAAAGTCGCGGCCAAAGAGCCGGCTCCGGCACCCTTGAAACCTGCCGCGACCGCCCCGGTGGCCAAGACCGAAAGCACCAGCCCTTGGTACTGGCCGTTCGGCACCGAGGAAGTGCTCGACACAAAACCAGAGGTAAAACCTGAAGCCAAGCCAGTCGAAGTAGCCAAGGCTGAGGCAAAGGAAAGTGGCAATTGGTGGTGGCCGTTCGGCGGCAAAGAGCAGAGCACCGCCAAAGCCGTGCCGATGCCGGATCCGAAAGTCACCCAGGCCTGGCTCGATGACTACGAGCCGCGTCTGCGTGCAGCGATCAAGGACAGCAACCTGCAACTCGAACGCCGTGAAAACGTGTTGGTGGTGACCGCGCCGGTCGAAGGCTCGTTCAACCCGGACCGTCCGGCGATGCTGCTGCCGGTGACCCTCGGCCCGTTCACGCGCGTCGCGAAGATCCTCGAAGTCGATCCTAAAACTGCCGTGCTGGTGCTCGGTCACAGCGATACCTCGGGCGCCGCACCGGCCAACGTGAAGCTGAGTCAGGAACGTGCGCAAGCCGTTGCCGCGATCTTCCGTCTCAGCGGTCTGCAGCGTGATCGCCTGATGCTGCGCGGCATGGGCGGCGAAGCACCGCGTGCCGCCAACGACAGCGTTGAAGGTCGCGCCTTGAACCGTCGTGTGGAGCTGCTGGTAACGCCGCAAAACACCATGGTCGCGTTGCTGAGCAAGTACAACATGCCGGCCCCGGCACCGGTGCGCATGGTTGCCGCCCAGGACATCAAGCCAGTCGCCAAGCCAGTGACGCCAGCGCCGGCCGATGCTAAAAAAGCGGCTGCACCGGTGGCGAAAAAGGCGCCGGCGAAGAAAGCTGCCAAGGCGCCAGCCAAGAAGGCGCCGGCTAAAACCGCGACGCCAGCGAAAAAGACCACACCGGCCAAAGCGACTGCCGATGCGACGAAAGTCGCCGCCGATACCACAAAGAAGTGA
- a CDS encoding OmpA family protein, with product MSIVRTALPLVLLTSVLTGCADLQKTDWPTCAAVGGVVGAGLGATESSSWAGWGALVVGGTAAAYCWVHGDGDEDGDSVLDSRDKCPGTPKGVRVDADGCPPPAPAPVVEEAVVVKEEVIVIRDVNFQFDSAKLTAADKDKLNTIATRLKQEAASARLTVTGHTDSVGSDAYNQKLSDKRAHSVVEYLIESGVPRSSFVSVSGAGESQPVADNKTADGRAQNRRTEIKINR from the coding sequence ATGAGCATAGTTCGGACAGCATTACCCCTGGTTCTGCTAACCAGTGTGTTGACTGGTTGCGCAGATTTGCAGAAAACCGACTGGCCGACCTGTGCGGCGGTCGGTGGTGTCGTAGGTGCGGGTCTCGGCGCGACCGAGAGCTCGTCGTGGGCAGGCTGGGGCGCCCTGGTTGTCGGCGGTACGGCAGCAGCCTATTGCTGGGTTCACGGTGATGGTGACGAAGACGGCGATAGCGTGCTGGATAGCCGCGACAAATGCCCGGGCACGCCTAAAGGCGTGAGGGTCGATGCCGATGGTTGCCCTCCACCAGCACCTGCTCCAGTGGTTGAAGAGGCCGTGGTGGTCAAGGAAGAAGTCATTGTCATCCGCGACGTCAACTTCCAGTTCGACTCGGCCAAGCTGACAGCCGCCGACAAAGACAAGCTCAACACCATTGCCACTCGCCTGAAACAAGAAGCTGCAAGCGCCCGGTTGACCGTAACCGGTCACACCGACAGCGTGGGCAGCGATGCCTACAACCAGAAACTGTCGGATAAACGCGCCCACTCGGTGGTGGAATATCTGATCGAAAGTGGTGTACCACGCAGCAGCTTCGTGTCGGTGTCCGGTGCCGGTGAAAGCCAACCGGTTGCAGACAACAAAACCGCTGACGGCCGTGCGCAAAACCGTCGCACGGAAATCAAAATCAACCGCTAG
- the dinG gene encoding ATP-dependent DNA helicase DinG, which produces MISTELKTTIQGAYSRFLEAKSLKPRYGQRLMIAEIAKVLGDIDTDDEGRRSGDPAIVAVEAGTGTGKTVAYSLAAIPTAKAAGKRLVIATATVALQEQIVYKDLPDLMRNSGLNFSFALAKGRGRYMCLSKLDMLLQEGHAQTATAQLFEEEGFKIEVDEASQKLFTSMIEKLAGNKWDGDRDSWSTALEDADWARLTTDHSQCTNRHCPNFGQCAFYKAREGMGKVDVIVTNHDMVLADLALGGGAVLPDPRDTIYVFDEGHHLPDKAIGHFAHYTRLRSTADWLETTAKNLTKLLAQHPLPGDLGKLIEQVPELAREIKTQQQFMFTACEQASDFKPGEDVEGRERPRHRFVGGVIPEHMREMGIELKKGFARLTDLFTRLTELLKEGMDGEVNIGIASNQAEEWYPLFGSLLSRSSGNWELWVAFTAEDPEDNPPMARWLTLAESGSLFDIEVNASPILAAEMLRRNLWNVAYGALVTSATLTALGTFDRFRMRAGLPKKAVTAVVPSPFHHADAGVLRVPNLNADPRDAAAHTAAIIRDLPDLVEGSRGTLVLFSSRKQMQDVFDGLDRDWRKQVFIQGNLSKQETLNKHKARVDGGDSSVLFGLASFAEGVDLPGAYCEHVVIAKIPFSVPDDPVEAALAEWIEARGGNPFMEISVPDASLKLVQACGRLLRTEEDRGTITLLDRRLVTQRYGKAILNALPPFRREIS; this is translated from the coding sequence ATGATCAGCACCGAACTCAAAACCACGATCCAGGGCGCCTATTCGCGTTTTCTCGAAGCCAAGAGCCTCAAGCCGCGCTACGGCCAACGCCTGATGATCGCCGAAATTGCCAAAGTCCTCGGTGACATCGACACCGACGACGAAGGTCGGCGCAGTGGCGACCCCGCGATTGTCGCGGTGGAAGCCGGCACCGGTACCGGCAAGACCGTGGCCTATAGCCTCGCCGCGATTCCCACCGCCAAGGCTGCCGGCAAACGCCTGGTGATCGCCACGGCCACCGTCGCTTTGCAGGAGCAGATCGTCTACAAGGATTTGCCCGACCTGATGCGCAACAGCGGGCTCAATTTCAGCTTCGCCCTGGCCAAGGGCCGCGGGCGCTACATGTGCCTGTCCAAGCTCGACATGTTGCTCCAGGAAGGTCACGCACAAACCGCCACCGCGCAGTTGTTCGAAGAAGAAGGCTTCAAGATTGAGGTCGATGAGGCCAGTCAGAAGCTGTTCACCAGCATGATCGAGAAACTCGCCGGCAATAAATGGGACGGCGATCGCGACAGTTGGTCCACCGCCCTGGAAGACGCCGACTGGGCGCGGCTGACCACCGATCACAGTCAGTGCACCAACCGACATTGCCCGAACTTCGGCCAGTGCGCCTTTTATAAGGCCCGCGAAGGCATGGGCAAGGTTGACGTGATCGTTACCAACCATGACATGGTTCTGGCAGACCTGGCGCTGGGCGGCGGCGCCGTGCTGCCCGATCCGCGCGACACCATCTACGTGTTCGACGAAGGCCACCACTTGCCGGACAAGGCGATCGGCCACTTCGCCCATTACACGCGCCTGCGTTCCACCGCCGACTGGCTGGAAACCACCGCCAAGAACCTCACCAAACTGTTGGCCCAGCATCCGTTGCCCGGTGATTTGGGCAAGCTGATCGAGCAAGTGCCGGAGCTGGCGCGGGAGATCAAGACCCAACAGCAGTTCATGTTCACCGCTTGCGAACAGGCTTCCGATTTCAAGCCCGGCGAAGACGTCGAAGGCCGCGAGCGCCCGCGTCACCGTTTCGTCGGCGGCGTGATTCCCGAGCACATGCGCGAGATGGGCATCGAACTGAAAAAAGGCTTCGCGCGCCTGACCGATCTGTTCACTCGACTGACTGAATTGCTCAAGGAAGGCATGGACGGCGAGGTCAACATCGGCATCGCCAGCAACCAGGCCGAAGAGTGGTATCCGCTGTTCGGCAGCTTGTTGTCCCGCTCTTCGGGCAACTGGGAGCTATGGGTCGCGTTCACCGCTGAAGACCCGGAAGACAACCCGCCCATGGCCCGCTGGCTGACCCTGGCCGAAAGCGGCTCGCTGTTCGACATCGAGGTCAACGCAAGCCCGATTCTTGCGGCGGAAATGCTCCGGCGCAATTTGTGGAACGTGGCCTACGGCGCGCTTGTCACCTCGGCGACCTTGACTGCCCTTGGCACGTTCGACCGCTTCCGCATGCGTGCGGGCCTGCCGAAAAAAGCCGTGACCGCCGTGGTCCCGAGCCCGTTCCATCACGCCGATGCCGGTGTTCTGCGAGTGCCGAACCTCAACGCCGATCCCCGCGATGCAGCCGCGCACACCGCCGCGATCATCCGTGATCTGCCTGACCTGGTCGAAGGCTCGCGGGGCACTTTGGTGCTGTTCTCTTCGCGCAAACAGATGCAGGACGTGTTCGACGGGCTGGATCGCGACTGGCGCAAGCAAGTGTTCATTCAAGGCAACCTGTCAAAACAGGAAACCCTGAACAAGCACAAGGCGCGAGTCGATGGCGGGGATTCGAGCGTGCTGTTCGGCCTGGCGAGTTTTGCCGAGGGTGTCGACTTACCCGGTGCTTATTGCGAGCACGTGGTGATCGCGAAGATTCCGTTCTCGGTGCCGGATGATCCGGTCGAGGCGGCGCTGGCCGAATGGATCGAGGCCCGTGGCGGCAACCCGTTCATGGAAATCTCCGTACCGGACGCCTCGCTGAAACTGGTCCAGGCCTGCGGTCGTTTGCTGCGCACCGAAGAAGACCGCGGCACCATTACCCTGCTTGATCGGCGCCTGGTGACCCAGCGCTATGGCAAAGCGATTCTCAATGCGTTGCCTCCTTTCCGTCGTGAAATTTCCTGA
- a CDS encoding OmpA family protein, which yields MTKLTRTVLPVLLLGSLLTGCATHSDGTAPLNQRTWPICSLIGGLVGGGLGAIESAGWAAGGAALGIMSGGLICYAQDGDEDGDGVFDRRDRCPDTPANTPVEHHGCPLPQYPASVKPEPVQTEVITLSDAEDVLFAFNKSDLTPAMQSQLDAVMGTLQDASVVSIKVVGHTDSVGSDAYNQGLSERRASTVAEYLLSQHVAPNKVTSEGKGESEPVADNETDAGRAKNRRVELHINR from the coding sequence ATGACCAAACTCACACGGACCGTCTTGCCGGTTCTGCTGCTTGGCAGCCTGTTGACCGGCTGCGCTACTCATAGCGATGGCACTGCCCCCCTCAATCAACGTACCTGGCCAATCTGCAGCCTCATCGGCGGACTGGTCGGCGGCGGCCTGGGCGCTATCGAAAGTGCCGGTTGGGCGGCCGGTGGAGCGGCGCTTGGTATCATGTCCGGTGGTTTGATCTGCTATGCCCAGGATGGAGATGAAGATGGCGATGGCGTATTCGACCGCCGTGATCGCTGCCCTGATACTCCCGCCAATACCCCTGTCGAACACCACGGTTGCCCGCTGCCGCAATACCCGGCCAGCGTGAAGCCAGAACCTGTTCAAACCGAAGTCATCACCCTGAGCGATGCCGAGGATGTGCTGTTTGCGTTCAATAAATCTGACTTGACCCCTGCCATGCAGAGTCAACTGGATGCGGTCATGGGCACCCTGCAGGACGCCAGCGTCGTGAGCATCAAGGTGGTCGGTCATACCGACAGCGTCGGGTCGGATGCCTATAACCAGGGATTGTCGGAACGACGTGCCAGCACTGTCGCCGAATATTTACTGAGCCAGCACGTTGCGCCGAACAAAGTCACCAGCGAAGGCAAGGGTGAGAGTGAGCCGGTTGCCGATAATGAAACCGATGCAGGACGGGCGAAAAATCGCCGCGTGGAATTGCACATCAATCGCTGA
- a CDS encoding serine hydrolase domain-containing protein, whose product MQIQGHYELKFEAVREAFAALFDDPQERGAALCIQIGGETVVDLWSGTADKDGAEAWHSDTIANLFSCTKTFTAVTALQLVAEGKLQLDAPVARYWPEFAAAGKESVTLRQLLCHQAGLPALRELLAPEALYDWQTMVDALAAETPWWTPGEGHGYAAITYGWLVGELLRRADGRGPGESIVARVAKPLGLDFHVGLADEEFHRVAHIARGKGNVGDAAAQRLLQVTMREPMAMTTRAFTNPPSVLTSTNKPEWRRMQQPAANGHGNARSLAGFYAGLLDGSLLEGEMLDELTREHSLGEDKTLLTRTRFGLGCMLDQPDVPNATFGLGPRAFGHPGAGGSIGFADPEHDVAFGFVTNTLGPYVLMDPRAQKLVRVLATCL is encoded by the coding sequence GTGCAGATTCAGGGTCATTACGAGCTTAAGTTCGAGGCAGTGCGTGAAGCGTTCGCGGCGCTGTTCGACGATCCTCAGGAACGTGGCGCCGCGCTGTGCATCCAGATCGGCGGCGAAACCGTCGTCGACCTGTGGTCCGGCACCGCCGACAAGGACGGGGCCGAAGCCTGGCACAGCGACACGATCGCCAACCTGTTCTCCTGCACCAAGACTTTCACCGCTGTCACCGCACTGCAATTGGTGGCCGAAGGCAAGTTGCAACTGGATGCCCCGGTTGCCCGTTACTGGCCTGAATTCGCCGCCGCTGGCAAAGAGTCCGTGACCCTGCGTCAACTGCTCTGCCATCAGGCCGGCCTGCCGGCGTTGCGCGAGTTGCTGGCGCCCGAAGCGCTTTACGACTGGCAAACCATGGTCGACGCCCTGGCCGCCGAAACACCGTGGTGGACGCCGGGGGAGGGCCACGGTTATGCGGCCATCACTTACGGCTGGCTGGTCGGCGAGTTGTTGCGCCGGGCTGACGGGCGCGGTCCGGGTGAATCCATTGTGGCGCGGGTCGCCAAGCCATTGGGTCTGGATTTCCACGTCGGCCTGGCGGATGAAGAGTTTCACCGCGTGGCGCACATCGCCCGTGGCAAGGGCAACGTCGGCGATGCCGCAGCCCAGCGCCTGCTGCAAGTGACCATGCGCGAACCCATGGCCATGACCACCCGCGCGTTCACCAACCCGCCCTCGGTCTTGACCAGCACCAACAAGCCGGAATGGCGGCGCATGCAGCAACCGGCGGCTAACGGCCACGGTAACGCGCGCAGTTTGGCCGGGTTCTACGCCGGTTTGCTCGATGGCAGTTTGCTGGAAGGCGAAATGCTCGACGAGTTGACCCGCGAACACAGCCTTGGCGAGGACAAGACGCTTCTGACCCGGACCCGTTTCGGCCTGGGTTGCATGCTCGATCAACCGGATGTGCCCAACGCGACATTCGGCCTGGGTCCGCGAGCGTTCGGTCATCCGGGCGCTGGGGGTTCTATCGGTTTTGCTGACCCGGAGCACGATGTGGCCTTCGGTTTTGTGACAAATACGCTGGGGCCGTACGTCTTGATGGATCCGCGCGCACAAAAGCTTGTGCGGGTACTGGCCACTTGTCTGTAA